CCGCTTTGCCGTTCACGAACTCGTAGATCATGGTGCCGTTGCCGTACGGATACCCCGACTCGAACGAGACCTCCGGCGTGACGCGGAAGCGCGAGGTGACCCGTACCTCGTACGAAAGCAGCGCGCTGAAGTCCGGCACGTAGCTCAGCGGTATCAGGGCATTGGCCGCGATCGCCGCCGGGTTGAGGTCGTTGTATGCGAACTGGGAAGCGCTCGAGGAATATGCGCGCAGGTAGTTCGCGTCCAGCGAGAAGTTGCCGGTCTTCCCCCACAGCTCGAGGCCATGACCCAGCAGCGCCCCCGCGTTGCTGGGAACCCCGATGCCGCTCGGGCTTTGATCTCCCGCGACCACCGAACGGAAGTTGGACGGAAGGACGTCGATCCGATTGCTCTCGTGTTCGGCGTAGTAGGTCAGCCGAAACTGCGTGCGGCCGCGGCCCTCGAACGAGATCGCCTCGTCGTTCGTGATCTCGGGTGCGAGCGCCACGAATGGTGCCGGGTTGGTGCTGTCGGAGCGGTCGGTCTCGAGCGGTGCCGGCGCGACCGTGGTGTGATCGAAGGTGGCCCGCACAGCGTAGTCGCCGCCGACCCGGTACGCGAAACCGAGGTGCGGGTCGATCGCCGCGACGTCGTACGGCGTGCCGTCGCTGGGTACGATGTGCGTGCGCTCGAACCGCGCCGTTCCGCTCGCGTCGAGCCGTGGCGCGACCGTCCACGTGTCGCCCAGGTAGGCCAAGCCGGTGAACAGCGTCGGGTTCGAGTGGATGTACTCATCGGCGGTCGGCACGATCTGGTCCAGAAAGCTGTTGTTCTCGCGGTACGCGACGCCGTAGTCGACACGGTTGCGGTCGCTCGCGACGTTCAGCACGTCGTAGAGCACCCCGTTCTCGCGTCCGCCCTGGTGTGTAAACAACGAGATGATGCCGTCGGGGAACGAGAGATCGTCCCAGAACGGCCCGCCGGCCTGCGAGCCGAACTGCGACTGATAGAGCTGGAGCCGCGAAACCGCTTGCGCGCTCGTGTGCGCCCAGCCGAGCTTGAGGATGTCGTACGTCCCGGTCAACCCCGAGGCGTAGCCGACCGGCAGATTCGGATTGCTCTCGCCGGGATACGTCGCGTACTTCGTGGCGCTGCAATCGGTCAAGTTCGGGTTGCAGTCGAAACTCCCGACGGTCAGCCCCGGATACGGCAAACCGTACTGCTGATAGCTCGCCTCACCGTAGAGTCCGACGAAGCTGAGGTCGTCGTGCGGCGTGAGCGCGAAGTGGACGTTGCCCGCGCTCGCGCTCTCGCCGCGCGACTGCAGCGCCAGGCCGTACGTCCCTTCCTCGGAGGGATAGAACGTGCGTCCGTCGCCGTACGCGAAGTATTCGCTGCTCAGGTCGGTCGAGAACGCGAAGCGCCAGCGCAGATCGGGCGTCGCCCACTGATTCTGCCAGCGAAACGCGTCGTATTGCGTGCCGATCCCGGTTCCCAACTCCAACGTCTGACGCTGCGGATACGTCCCGGTGAGCGGAATCTCGTCGATGACGCCGGCCAGCGCGTTCTGGCTCTCGCTGCCGAACCCACCCAGCGTGACCGTCGTCGCGGCGACGCCGACCGTCGAGAGCTGCGCGCCGACGATGTTTCCGCCCGGCTCGGCGATCAAGCCCTGCGGCACCGGCACCGAGTCGTAGTCGAATACGGCGTCGGAGACCTTTCCGCCACGCAGAATCGCGTTGCCGAACGTGTCGACGTCCACGCCCGGCGCCGAGGCGATCGCCCCCTGTACGGTGCCGGCATTGTATTGCGCAAGGCCCGACCCGTTCTCGCTCGGCGCGGTCGCGCGCGCGGCATCGCCGCTGACCGTGAAGGTGTCGGTCGTCGAACCGACCACGAACGCCGCGCCGCTCGCACGCACCGACCCGATGGTCCGCAGCAGCGGCGCGAGGCGGATGGTGACGTGTCCGGGCTGCGCGGCCGTCACCGTCACGCCGCGCTGGATGAACGATTCGTATCCGGCGACTTCGACCGAGAGCGCGTAGGTGTCGGGAACGATGCCGACCAGGGTGAAGCGTCCGTGCGGATCGGTGTGCGTCTCGTAGCGCCCGGCCGGCGCGGCGATGGTGATGACGGCGTCCGAGATCGGCTGCCCATCGGTGCTGACGACCGTCCCCGTGAGGGCTCCGGTCGTCACTTCGGCCGCGCGGGCGGCGCGCGTACCGCCGGCGGCGATGATGGCGAATAACGTCAACGCGCACATCAGCGCGCGACAGCTGCGAAACATGTGCTCCTCCGAGCGGGCGCACGACGCGCCCGACGCTGCGTGCTAAGCGATGGTCGGGAGGAGCGGTGGTCCGCGTTCGCCGTGCCGCCGGGCGAAGTGCTCGCGCACGGCGGCGAGCACGGTGTCGGTGCGCGCCGAAAGGCACGGCTGCGGCGCGTCGGCGAGCGCCGTGGCGAGGGCGAGCACGCGCACGACGAGCGCCGCGCACGCGGCCAGGAGCGCGCGCAGCGCGGCGGTCAGAGCGAACGCACAGACCAGCCCGAGCAGCAGGTGGAACGTCAACGAGAAAGCCAGCGGCGCGCCCAGCCAGCCCACGCCGTCCGGCAATGGAGCGCCCAGCGCGAGCCGCTCGACGCTCTCGATGCCGTACACGCCAGCCAGTTGGATGACGAAGGCAACGGGCAGTACCCGGGCCAGGGTGCGCGGCGCCAAAGCGCGCGCGGTCGCGCGGTGCCACGCGGCGCGGCGCGCCGCGCCGGCGCTGCCGAGCAGGGCGCCGAAGCGCCACACGACGGCCGCGAACGCGACGCCCACCCCGAGCACGAGCACGCTTCCGACGCCGCTCTGATCGCGGTCGATGTAGCCGGCCCCGAAGACGCCCGTGTCGGCGATCCGCTCGACCACGAAGTCACCCAGAGCGGCCGCGATGAGCGCGGCCGCCCCGAGCACCGACCAGCGTAACGCGGTCGTTCGAGACACGACCGCAGCGGCTTCCGCCGCGCGGCGGCATTCCCTGCCGCCGCCGTGACGGCTAGACGGGAACCGGTTCCGCGACCGCGGCGCCGCGCAGCGCGACGTAGCGGCCGAGGTGGTAGTCGCGATCGCCCAACAGCCGCTCCACCAACGTCGAGCGCTTGAAGTAGTGGCCGACCTTATACTCTTCGCTCATCCCGATCCCGCCGTGCAGCTGGATCGCCTGCTGCCCGATGAAGCGCGCCGACTTCGCGATCTGCGCTTTCGCCGCCGAGATGCCGCGCTTGCGCGCCGCCGGGTCGGCGCCGTCCTCGAGCGTCATCGCCGCGAGATACGCCATCGAGCGCACCAGCTCGAGCTCGATGTACATCTCGGCCATGCGGTGCTGCAGCGCCTGGAACGAGCTGAGCGCGACGCCGAACTGCTGGCGCTGCTTGGTGTAGTCGACCGTCGCCTCGAGCATCAGCGAGCACAAGCCAAGCGCTTCGGCGCACAGCGCTGCGGTCGCGTGGTCGAGCGCCTTCTCGAGGATCGCGAGACCGTCGCCCGCATCGCCGAGCAGCGCGTCGGCACCGACGCTCACGCCGTCGAGCGTGACGTCGGCGACGTCGTAGCCGTCCTCCGAGGGATACTTCTCGAGCGAGAGCTTCGCCGCGTCGGCCGGAACGGCGAACAGACCGACGCCGTCCTCGGTGCGCGCGGAGACGATCAGCGTCCCGGCGCTGGTGGCGTCGAGCACGCGCACCTTCTTGCCGCGCAGCGTCCACCCGTCAGCAGTCTTCGTCGCCGCCGTGTCGACGGAGGCCGCGTCGTAGCGCGCGTGCGGCTCCTCGTAAGCGACCGCGAAACGGTGCTTGCCTTCCGCCAGCTGCTCGAGCAGGTCGCTGCGCTCCGCGTCCTTGAGGATCGTGCCGGCCAGCACGACCTGCGCGACGTACGGCGAGACGACCAAACCGCGGCCGAACTGCTCCATCACCAGCAGCGTCTCGATCGGGCCGCCGAAGCCGCCCAGCTCGTCAGGCGCTCCGATCGCGAGCCAACCCAGCTCGGCGAAGGTCGGCCAGTGGTCCTCGTGCTTGCCCTCGCCGTGCTCGGCGGCGAAGCGCGCGACGCTGTCCTTGATGAGCAGCTGCTCGGGGCTCAGACTGAAATCCATGACTCTCTGCTCTCTCAAACTTTCAGGATGCGCTTCGCGATGATGTTCTTCTGGATCTCGTTGGAGCCGGCGTAGATCGACGTCTTGCGGTAGTTGTAATACCGCCGCGCCAGCGGCACCTCGAAGTACGGGCCGCCCGCGTCCAGCGCGAGCTCGGTGATCGCCTGCTGGATCTCGGTGCCTTTGACCTTGAGGATCGAGGACTCCGGTCCCGGCCGTTTGCCGGCCGACTCCGCCGCCAGCACGCGCAGCTCGGTGAACGCGAGCGCGGTCAGCTCGATGTCGACCTCGGCGATGCGTTCGGCCAAGCGGCGGTCGTGAATGTTCTCGCGCTCGAGCAGCTCGTCGAGCTGGTTGAGCATCTGCCGGCAACCGGCGATCCCGGCTGTCCCGGTGCGCTCGTGCTCGAGCAAGAACTTGGCGTAGGTCCAGCCGCCGCCTTCGACGCCGACCAGGTTCTCGACCGGGACGACCACGTTCTCGAGATGGACCTCGTTGATCTCCTTGCCGCCGTCGATCGTCACGATCGGGCGGACGGTGACGCCCGGCGTGCGCATGTCGACCAGGATGAACGAGATGCCCTCTTGTTTCTTGGCGTTCGGTTCGGTGCGCGCGAGCACGAAGATCCAATCGGCCCACTGCGCGGCGGTGATCCACGTCTTGGTGCCGTTGATGACGTAGGCATCGCCCTTGCGCTCGGCTTTGGTCGAGAGCGATGCGAGATCGGAGCCCGAGCCGGGTTCCGAGTACCCCTGGCACCAGAACTCCTCGCCGCTGAGGATCTTCGGCAGATAGCGCTGCTTCTGCGCGTCGTTGCCGAACTCCATGATCACCGGCGCCACCATGTTCAAGCCGAACGGCAGCATGCGCGGCGCCCACCCGTAGGCGAACTCTTCGTAGAAGAGGTGGCGCCGAATCGAATCCCAACCGGGACCGCCGAACTCTTCGGGCCACCCGGGCGCGGCCCAGCCGCGATCGAACAGGATCTTGTGCCAGCGATAGTAATCGTCTTTCTCTAACGGATCACCGGCTTGCACTTTGCGGCGGATGTCGTCCGGCAGGTGCGTCGCGATGAACTCGCGGACTTCATCGCGGAACGCACGCTCGTCGGGGCTGAACGC
The window above is part of the Candidatus Sulfotelmatobacter sp. genome. Proteins encoded here:
- a CDS encoding TonB-dependent receptor, producing MFRSCRALMCALTLFAIIAAGGTRAARAAEVTTGALTGTVVSTDGQPISDAVITIAAPAGRYETHTDPHGRFTLVGIVPDTYALSVEVAGYESFIQRGVTVTAAQPGHVTIRLAPLLRTIGSVRASGAAFVVGSTTDTFTVSGDAARATAPSENGSGLAQYNAGTVQGAIASAPGVDVDTFGNAILRGGKVSDAVFDYDSVPVPQGLIAEPGGNIVGAQLSTVGVAATTVTLGGFGSESQNALAGVIDEIPLTGTYPQRQTLELGTGIGTQYDAFRWQNQWATPDLRWRFAFSTDLSSEYFAYGDGRTFYPSEEGTYGLALQSRGESASAGNVHFALTPHDDLSFVGLYGEASYQQYGLPYPGLTVGSFDCNPNLTDCSATKYATYPGESNPNLPVGYASGLTGTYDILKLGWAHTSAQAVSRLQLYQSQFGSQAGGPFWDDLSFPDGIISLFTHQGGRENGVLYDVLNVASDRNRVDYGVAYRENNSFLDQIVPTADEYIHSNPTLFTGLAYLGDTWTVAPRLDASGTARFERTHIVPSDGTPYDVAAIDPHLGFAYRVGGDYAVRATFDHTTVAPAPLETDRSDSTNPAPFVALAPEITNDEAISFEGRGRTQFRLTYYAEHESNRIDVLPSNFRSVVAGDQSPSGIGVPSNAGALLGHGLELWGKTGNFSLDANYLRAYSSSASQFAYNDLNPAAIAANALIPLSYVPDFSALLSYEVRVTSRFRVTPEVSFESGYPYGNGTMIYEFVNGKAVLVPNDNYLNPGYNYYFLENPGAPYNAQTNPYVASLGTPEGPLPNSLHAPPQTLLSLHAEFDITPRLTAIFDVANLLGTASPTDYQSNPYLIGPPGYKGTANPNSPYAIWYGQQLAGTPYLLGNGVPTNDGQTQAVPWNYGTAGYVPQGYPLARTFELKLRYRM
- a CDS encoding acyl-CoA dehydrogenase family protein, whose protein sequence is MDFSLSPEQLLIKDSVARFAAEHGEGKHEDHWPTFAELGWLAIGAPDELGGFGGPIETLLVMEQFGRGLVVSPYVAQVVLAGTILKDAERSDLLEQLAEGKHRFAVAYEEPHARYDAASVDTAATKTADGWTLRGKKVRVLDATSAGTLIVSARTEDGVGLFAVPADAAKLSLEKYPSEDGYDVADVTLDGVSVGADALLGDAGDGLAILEKALDHATAALCAEALGLCSLMLEATVDYTKQRQQFGVALSSFQALQHRMAEMYIELELVRSMAYLAAMTLEDGADPAARKRGISAAKAQIAKSARFIGQQAIQLHGGIGMSEEYKVGHYFKRSTLVERLLGDRDYHLGRYVALRGAAVAEPVPV
- a CDS encoding acyl-CoA dehydrogenase family protein translates to MDLAFSPDERAFRDEVREFIATHLPDDIRRKVQAGDPLEKDDYYRWHKILFDRGWAAPGWPEEFGGPGWDSIRRHLFYEEFAYGWAPRMLPFGLNMVAPVIMEFGNDAQKQRYLPKILSGEEFWCQGYSEPGSGSDLASLSTKAERKGDAYVINGTKTWITAAQWADWIFVLARTEPNAKKQEGISFILVDMRTPGVTVRPIVTIDGGKEINEVHLENVVVPVENLVGVEGGGWTYAKFLLEHERTGTAGIAGCRQMLNQLDELLERENIHDRRLAERIAEVDIELTALAFTELRVLAAESAGKRPGPESSILKVKGTEIQQAITELALDAGGPYFEVPLARRYYNYRKTSIYAGSNEIQKNIIAKRILKV